ACTCGCTTGGAGCCGCGGCGCAGTGATCACGCCGCAAGCGGTGTGGAGCGACGATCCGGCGGCCGATCTGGTGCAGATCGCGACGGGCGCCGGCATTGGATGGGTTCTGCTCGGACCTCATCGCGCAGTCTTCGGCGCGGATTTTCGCGGCGGCATCGTCCGCACCGTGCTCGATCAGGCGCGCGCGCTGCCGCTCAGTGTCGTGGTCGCGATGCACAGTGACGACGCGCCGCTCGAGCGCCTCTTCGCGGTAGTCGATTCCGGCTACGACGGGCGCGCCGCGCTGGAATTGGCCACGCGACTCGCCCAGCGCACAGAGTGCAGTCTCCACGTGATCCGGATCGCGCACGGGACTGAGCCCGCCGAGTTGGAACTTGCCGCGATGCTCGCCGAGGCGGCGCGCGTCGCCGGTCGCCGCCTGCATACCGAGGCGCTCGCCAACCCCTCGACGTCGCTGATCGCCGCGCGCACGGCAGGCGGCCTGGTAATCGTCGCGGCCGCGGTGGCCGAGCAACTGGGACTCGCGCGGCGCGGCTTTATCGACGGCCGTCCGATGTTGCTGGTGCAGGGCTCGCGCTTCGCTTCTGCTGCCGCCGTCGCCCTACCCGTAAGCACCCGCACGGTAATCTCATAAACCGCGCGCCGATTGCGCAGACCAGCCGCTCGTGGTGGAAGCTTTTGACGCGGTAATCCTCGGGGCCGGGGCGGCCGGCCTGATGTGCGCGCTGACCGCCGGCGCGCGCGGCAAACGTGTACTGCTGCTTGAGCATTTGCAGGAGGCGGGGGCAAAAATTCTCATCTCGGGGGGCGGGCGCTGCAATTTTACCAACCTTGAAGTCGCGCCCGGGCGCTTTCTCTCGGCCAACCCGCACTTCTGTAAGTCCGCGCTCAGCCAGTACACCGAGCGCGACTTTATCGCGATGGTCGAGCGGCATCGGATCCCGTATCACGAGAAACGGCTGGGCCAGCTCTTCTGCGACGGCTCGGCGCGCGCGATCGTCGCGATGCTGCTGGCGGAGTGTGCCGCCTCGCAGGTTGATCTGCGGCTCGGTCAGCAACTCCGTGAAGTCAGCCGCGTGGAGCACTTCTCCATCGCGACCGACCGCGCGACCTTCATGGCGCCGGCGTTGGTGATCGCCACCGGCGGCCTCTCGATCCCAAAGATGGGCGCGACCAGTTTCGCCTATGACCTTGGGCGGCGCTTCGGCCTCAGGCTCGTCGAGCCGCGGCCGGGCTTGGTCCCGCTGACGATGGGCGGCGCGACGCTCGGGCTTTGCCGCGCACTGGCCGGAGTTGCCGCGGCGGTGGAAGTAACCTGCGGCCGTGAGCGTTTTTGCGAAAATCTCCTGTTTACCCATCGCGGGCTTTCGGGCCCAGCGATCCTGCAAATCTCGTCGCACTGGCATTCGGGTGAGAGTATCGCGATCGGCTTTTTGCCGGGTCTCGAGGCCGTGGACTTTCTCTATCAGCGCAAGCGCGCGCGGCCCCGTGCCGAACTGAAGACGATCTTGTCCGAGGTCCTGCCGAACCGCCTGGCGGAGGCGTTTGCTGCGGAATATCCCGCCGGGCCAATCGCTAATCTCCCAGACCGTACGCTCGCGCTGGCGGCGGCGCGATTGCAGCGCTGGGAGGTACTTCCGGCGGGTTCGGAGGGCTGGAGCAAGGCCGAAGTCACGGTTGGCGGAATCGATACCGCCGGGTTATCGTCGCGCACGATGGCCGCGCGCGACGTGCCGGGTCTCTATGTGATTGGCGAAGCGGTCGATGTGACGGGCTGGCTGGGCGGCTATAATTTTCAATGGGCCTGGTCGAGCGGCTGGTGCGCCGGCCAGGCAATTTGAGCCTGCCCGCAGTTGCGTCGAATGCCGCGCGCCGCCTCCACTCCTCCGCTAATCGCGATGCTGACTGACTTCGGCTACCGGGACCATTACGCCGGCGTGATGCGCGGGGTGATCAGCACGATCGCACCGCAGACGCGGGTCATCGACCTCACGCACGGCATCCCAGCAGGTCAAATCGCGATGGGGGCGATCGCGTTGGCGCAGAGCTGGCAGTTTTTTCCGCCGCGAACGATTTTTCTCGCCGTGGTCGATCCCGGGGTCGGAACGCAGCGGCGCGCGCTCGCAATCGAATCACGCAGTGGCGCGCGCTTCGTCGGTCCCGATAATGGGCTGCTCTGGATGGCCGCCGCGGCCGCCGGGATAAAAGCGATTGTCGAGCTGGATACGGCGCGCTATCGGCTGCCCGCGACCAGCGCGACCTTTCACGGCCGTGATATTTTCGCGCCGGCCGCGGCTTGGCTGTCGCACGGGGTCAAGCTCGGCGCGCTCGGCCCGGCGCGCCGGCAGATGGTTGAGCTCGACGCTGTTGCCGGGGTCAGCGAAACATCGCGGCGGCTCACGGGCGCGGTGGTTTATGTCGATGGCTTCGGCAACCTCGTGACGAATCTCACCCGCGCGGCAGTCGAGCGATT
This sequence is a window from Candidatus Binataceae bacterium. Protein-coding genes within it:
- a CDS encoding NAD(P)/FAD-dependent oxidoreductase, with the translated sequence MEAFDAVILGAGAAGLMCALTAGARGKRVLLLEHLQEAGAKILISGGGRCNFTNLEVAPGRFLSANPHFCKSALSQYTERDFIAMVERHRIPYHEKRLGQLFCDGSARAIVAMLLAECAASQVDLRLGQQLREVSRVEHFSIATDRATFMAPALVIATGGLSIPKMGATSFAYDLGRRFGLRLVEPRPGLVPLTMGGATLGLCRALAGVAAAVEVTCGRERFCENLLFTHRGLSGPAILQISSHWHSGESIAIGFLPGLEAVDFLYQRKRARPRAELKTILSEVLPNRLAEAFAAEYPAGPIANLPDRTLALAAARLQRWEVLPAGSEGWSKAEVTVGGIDTAGLSSRTMAARDVPGLYVIGEAVDVTGWLGGYNFQWAWSSGWCAGQAI
- a CDS encoding SAM-dependent chlorinase/fluorinase, whose translation is MPRAASTPPLIAMLTDFGYRDHYAGVMRGVISTIAPQTRVIDLTHGIPAGQIAMGAIALAQSWQFFPPRTIFLAVVDPGVGTQRRALAIESRSGARFVGPDNGLLWMAAAAAGIKAIVELDTARYRLPATSATFHGRDIFAPAAAWLSHGVKLGALGPARRQMVELDAVAGVSETSRRLTGAVVYVDGFGNLVTNLTRAAVERFARNQRQDRLWVRIGRYPRLAIYRAYGEVPIGVPLALFGSFGTLEIAVRDGNAAAHFARSTNAPVTVAPGKS